A genomic stretch from Acinonyx jubatus isolate Ajub_Pintada_27869175 chromosome E2, VMU_Ajub_asm_v1.0, whole genome shotgun sequence includes:
- the TTYH1 gene encoding protein tweety homolog 1 isoform X1, protein MGAPPGYRPSAWVHLLHQLPRADFQLRPVPSGFAPQEQEYQQALLLVAALAGLGLGLSLIFIAVYLIRFCCCRPPEPPGAKSPPPGGGCVTWSCIAALLVGCAGIGIGFYGNSETSDGVSQLSSALLHANHTLSAIDHLVLETVERLGEAVRTELTSLEEVLAQRTELVAAARGARQQAEAVTQQLQGLAFWRGVPLSPLQVAEDVSFVEEYRWLAYVLLLLLELLVCLFTLLGLAKQSKWLVIVMAVMSLLVLVLSWGSMGLEAATAVGLSDFCSSPDTYILNLTEEETGLDSDILNYYFLCNQAVSNPFQQRLTLSQRALANIHSQLQGLEREAVPQFPDAQKPLLSLEETLNVTEGNFHQLVALLHCRGLHKDYGAALRGLCEDALEGLLLLLLFSLLSAGALATALCSLPRAWALFPPSDDYDDTDDDDPFNPQESKRFVQWQSSI, encoded by the exons ATGGGGGCGCCCCCGGGCTACCGACCCTCGGCTTGGGTGCATTTGCTCCACCAGCTGCCCCGCGCCGACTTCCAGCTCCGCCCGGTACCCAGCGGCTTCGCGCCCCAAGAGCAAGAATACCAGCAG gccctgtTGCTGGTGGCGGCCTTGGCGGGCCTAGGCTTGGGCCTGAGCCTCATTTTCATTGCTGTCTACCTCATCCGGTTTTGCTGCTGCCGGCCCCCCGAGCCCCCTGGGGCCAAGAGCCCACCACCCGGGGGAGGCTGTGTCACCTGGAGCTGTATCGCTGCCCTTCTCGTCGGCTG CGCCGGCATTGGCATCGGTTTCTATGGCAACAGCGAGACCAGCGATGGGGTGTCCCAGCTCAGCTCGGCCCTGCTGCATGCCAACCACACGCTCAGCGCCATAGACCACCTG GTGTTGGAGACAGTGGAGAGGCTGGGTGAGGCAGTGAGGACAGAGCTGACCAGCCTGGAGGAGGTGCTCGCACAGCGCACGGAGCTGGTGGCTGCTGCCCGGGGCGCTCGGCAGCAGGCGGAGGCCGTGACCCAGCAGCTGCAGGGGCTGGCCTTCTGGCGGGGAGTGCCCTTGAGCCCCCTGCAAGTGGCCGAAGATGTGTCCTTCGTGGAGGAGTACAG gTGGCTGGCCTACgttctcctgctgctgctggagcTGCTGGTCTGTCTCTTCACGCTCCTGGGCCTGGCAAAGCAGAGCAAGTGGCTGGTGATCGT GATGGCAGTGATGAGTCTCCTAGTTCTTGTCCTGAGCTGGGGCTCCATGGGCCTGGAGGCGGCTACAGCTGTG GGCCTTAGCGACTTCTGCTCCAGTCCTGACACCTACATCCTGAACCTGACCGAGGAGGAGACTGGGCTCGATTCAG ACATCCTGAACTATTATTTCCTCTGCAACCAGGCAGTCTCCAACCCCTTTCAACAG AGGCTGACTCTGTCCCAGCGGGCTCTGGCCAACATCCACTCCCAGCTGCAGGGCCTGGAGCGAGAAGCTGTCCCCCAGTTCCCTGATGCGCAG AAGCCTCTGCTGTCCTTGGAGGAGACGCTAAATGTCACAGAAGGAAACTTCCACCAGTTGGTGGCTCTGCTGCACTGTCGCGGCCTGCACAAG gACTACGGCGCTGCCCTTCGGGGCCTGTGTGAGGATGCCCTGGAAGGCCTGCTCCTCCTGCTGCTCTTCTCCCTCCTGTCCGCGGGGGCCCTAGCCACCGCCTTGTGCAGCCTGCCCCGCGCCTGGGCCCTCTTCCCGCCCAg TGACGACTATGATGACACAGATGACGACGACCCTTTCAACCCTCAG GAATCCAAGCGCTTTGTGCAGTGGCAGTCATCCATCTGA
- the TTYH1 gene encoding protein tweety homolog 1 isoform X2: MGAPPGYRPSAWVHLLHQLPRADFQLRPVPSGFAPQEQEYQQALLLVAALAGLGLGLSLIFIAVYLIRFCCCRPPEPPGAKSPPPGGGCVTWSCIAALLVGCAGIGIGFYGNSETSDGVSQLSSALLHANHTLSAIDHLVLETVERLGEAVRTELTSLEEVLAQRTELVAAARGARQQAEAVTQQLQGLAFWRGVPLSPLQVAEDVSFVEEYRWLAYVLLLLLELLVCLFTLLGLAKQSKWLVIVMAVMSLLVLVLSWGSMGLEAATAVGLSDFCSSPDTYILNLTEEETGLDSDILNYYFLCNQAVSNPFQQRLTLSQRALANIHSQLQGLEREAVPQFPDAQKPLLSLEETLNVTEGNFHQLVALLHCRGLHKDYGAALRGLCEDALEGLLLLLLFSLLSAGALATALCSLPRAWALFPPRNPSALCSGSHPSEPLLHAGLEPVTPTPVSFQRATPRFPELPLLSCPSLWGPGRPCRLHRAPVSASP, translated from the exons ATGGGGGCGCCCCCGGGCTACCGACCCTCGGCTTGGGTGCATTTGCTCCACCAGCTGCCCCGCGCCGACTTCCAGCTCCGCCCGGTACCCAGCGGCTTCGCGCCCCAAGAGCAAGAATACCAGCAG gccctgtTGCTGGTGGCGGCCTTGGCGGGCCTAGGCTTGGGCCTGAGCCTCATTTTCATTGCTGTCTACCTCATCCGGTTTTGCTGCTGCCGGCCCCCCGAGCCCCCTGGGGCCAAGAGCCCACCACCCGGGGGAGGCTGTGTCACCTGGAGCTGTATCGCTGCCCTTCTCGTCGGCTG CGCCGGCATTGGCATCGGTTTCTATGGCAACAGCGAGACCAGCGATGGGGTGTCCCAGCTCAGCTCGGCCCTGCTGCATGCCAACCACACGCTCAGCGCCATAGACCACCTG GTGTTGGAGACAGTGGAGAGGCTGGGTGAGGCAGTGAGGACAGAGCTGACCAGCCTGGAGGAGGTGCTCGCACAGCGCACGGAGCTGGTGGCTGCTGCCCGGGGCGCTCGGCAGCAGGCGGAGGCCGTGACCCAGCAGCTGCAGGGGCTGGCCTTCTGGCGGGGAGTGCCCTTGAGCCCCCTGCAAGTGGCCGAAGATGTGTCCTTCGTGGAGGAGTACAG gTGGCTGGCCTACgttctcctgctgctgctggagcTGCTGGTCTGTCTCTTCACGCTCCTGGGCCTGGCAAAGCAGAGCAAGTGGCTGGTGATCGT GATGGCAGTGATGAGTCTCCTAGTTCTTGTCCTGAGCTGGGGCTCCATGGGCCTGGAGGCGGCTACAGCTGTG GGCCTTAGCGACTTCTGCTCCAGTCCTGACACCTACATCCTGAACCTGACCGAGGAGGAGACTGGGCTCGATTCAG ACATCCTGAACTATTATTTCCTCTGCAACCAGGCAGTCTCCAACCCCTTTCAACAG AGGCTGACTCTGTCCCAGCGGGCTCTGGCCAACATCCACTCCCAGCTGCAGGGCCTGGAGCGAGAAGCTGTCCCCCAGTTCCCTGATGCGCAG AAGCCTCTGCTGTCCTTGGAGGAGACGCTAAATGTCACAGAAGGAAACTTCCACCAGTTGGTGGCTCTGCTGCACTGTCGCGGCCTGCACAAG gACTACGGCGCTGCCCTTCGGGGCCTGTGTGAGGATGCCCTGGAAGGCCTGCTCCTCCTGCTGCTCTTCTCCCTCCTGTCCGCGGGGGCCCTAGCCACCGCCTTGTGCAGCCTGCCCCGCGCCTGGGCCCTCTTCCCGCCCAg GAATCCAAGCGCTTTGTGCAGTGGCAGTCATCCATCTGAGCCCCTCCTCCACGCCGGACTGGAGCCCGTGACCCCCACCCCGGTGAGCTTCCAGAGAGCGACACCCCGGTTCCCGGAGCTGCCGCTGCTCTCCTGTCCCTCACTCTGGGGACCAGGGCGGCCCTGCCGTCTGCATCGGGcccctgtgtctgcctctccctga